AGGCTGATCTGCCCGCTGATGGTCTGGGGCGTGAGGTTCAGTTGCTCGCAGGCGCGCACGATGCTGCCGGTCTTCGCCACCACCCAGAAATAATGCAACTGTCGATAATTGAGCATGGCCGTCTACACTTCGTAAAAACCGAAGTATATGCGAGGAAAATACGAATTTTCCTGAACTGTTTGCTTGCATAGAATGCCTCGCTATCGCCGGGCCAGTATTTGGACCCAATGGTTCTAACGAGGAATACATCATGAAACTCAATTCTGTAGGCGCGGCGGCATTGCTTGCGCTTTCATTGGTGGTGATCAGCGGGTGCGATCAGGTCGAGAAAAGCGCGCAGCAGGTATTGGGCAAAGCCACCGAATCGGCCAAGCAAGCGATCGACGACACCCAGAAAGCCGCCGAGCAGGCATTGAGTGAAGCGACCCAGGGCCTGATCAATCCGCGCAAAAAGGATGAGCAGGAAGAAAAAGACGCCCAATCGCATACCCAAGAAACCTAATTTCCCAGCACAACGTCAGGACTGACCTATGGATTATCTTTTACAACTGGCCGCCAGCCCCACCGCCTGGGTCGCTCTGGCGACCTTGATCGTCATGGAAATCGTGCTGGGCATCGATAACCTGATCTTCATCTCGATCCTCACCAACAAGTTGCCAGAGCAGCACCGGGCCAAGGCGCGGCGCATTGGCATCAGCATGGCGTTGGTGTTGCGCCTGGGCCTGTTGAGCACCATCGCGTTTATCGTGCAGTTGACGGCACCGGTGTTCGAAGTGTTCGGCCAGGCCTTCTCCTGGAAGGACATGATCCTGATCGCCGGTGGCCTGTTCCTGGTGTGGAAGGCCACCACCGAGATCCATCACAGCATGGACCCGGAGCCCGAAGAGAAAGCCACGCTTGGCAACACCGTGACCATCGGTTTTGCCGCGGCGATCGGGCAGATCCTGCTCCTCGACCTGGTGTTCTCCATCGACAGCATCATCACGGCAGTGGGCATGACCGAACACTTGCCGATCATGATCATTGCCGTGGTGACTTCGGTGATCGTGATGCTGGTGGCGGCCGAGCCGTTGGCCAAGTTCATCAACGACAACCCGACCGTGGTGATGCTGGCCCTGGGCTTTTTGATCATGATCGGCATGACGCTGATCGCCGAAGGCTTCGGCGCCCATGTGCCAAAAGGCTACGTCTATGCGGCCATGGCGTTCTCGGCGGTGATCGAATGCTTGAATATCGCCCGGCGTAACCGCCACAAGCGTTTGCTCGCTGCCCGCCAGTAACCGCTGAAACAAAAGGCCGGCTGTGCTCACAAGAGCCCAGCCGGCCTTTTGCTGTCTGCTAGAATCGGCCCACTTGATAGCTTGAGGTCCACCATGAACGAGCCGATTCGCCTTACCCAGTACAGCCACGGTGCGGGTTGCGGCTGCAAGATCTCGCCCCAGGTGCTGGAAGTGATCCTTGCCGGCAGCGGCGCGCAGAACCTTGACCCCAACCTGTGGGTAGGCAACGCCTCGCGCGACGATGCAGCGGTGTACGCCATCGACGACGAGCGCGGCGTGGTCTCCACCACCGATTTTTTCATGCCGATTGTCGATGACCCCTTCGACTTCGGCCGCATTGCCGCCACCAACGCCATCAGCGACATCTACGCGATGGGCGGCGACCCGTTGATGGCCATCGCCATTCTTGGCTGGCCAGTGAACGTGCTGGCGCCGGAAGTTGCCCGGGAAGTCATCCGTGGCGGCCGCTCGGTGTGCGACGCCGCCGGCATCCCGCTGGCGGGTGGGCATTCCATCGACGCGCCGGAGCCGATCTTCGGCCTGGCGGTGACCGGTATCGTGCAAAAGCGCCACATGAAGCGCAACGACACCGCCACCGCCGGCTGCAAGCTGTACCTGACCAAACCGTTGGGCATCGGCATCCTCACCACCGCCGAAAAAAAGGGCAAGTTGCGCGAGGCGGATATCGGCCTGGCCCGTGACTGGATGTGCACCCTCAACAAGCCCGGCAGCCGTTTTGGCAAATTGGCCGGGGTGACGGCGATGACCGATGTCACCGGTTTCGGCCTGCTCGGGCACCTGGTGGAAATGGCCGACGGCAGCGGCCTCACGGCCCGCATCGAATATGCAAAAGTCCCACGTCTGCCGGGGGTTGAGTATTACCTGGACCAGGGTTGCGTCCCCGGTGGCACCTTGCGCAACTTTGACAGCTACGCCAGCAAGCTCGGCCGCGTGCAGGAGCTGCACAAGCGCGTGCTGTGCGACCCGCAAACCAGTGGTGGCCTGCTGATCGCCGTCACGCCCGAAGGCGACGCCGAGTTCCATGCGGTGGCCGGTGAACTGGGCCTGACGCTTGAGCCGATCGGCGAACTGCTGGAGCGACAGAGCAACGCGGTAGAGGTGGTTTGATGGCGACTGACATCACCGATTACCGCGACATTTTCCTCAGCGACCGGCCGATGATGGACACCCGCGCGCCGGTCGAATTCACCAAGGGCGCGTTCCCCGGCGTGGTCAACCTGCCGCTGATGACCGACGACGAACGCCAGCGCGTCGGCACCTGTTACAAGCAGCAAGGCCAGCAGGCTGCAATCGTGCTGGGCCACCAGTTGGTGTCGGGGGCGATCAAGGCCGAGCGCATCGAGCAGTGGGCACGATTCGCCCAGGCCCATCCAGACGGCTACCTGTACTGCTTTCGCGGCGGGCTGCGTTCGCAGATCGTGCAGCAATGGCTGAAAACCGAAGCGGGTATCGACTACCCCCGCGTCGGTGGTGGCTACAAGGCCATGCGCAGCTTTTTGCTGGATACCCTGGAACAGGCCACCGCTGAATGTGATTTCGTCCTGCTCGGCGGCATGACCGGCACCGGCAAGACTGAAGTGCTCGGCCAGTTGCGCAACGCCCTGGACCTGGAAGGCCATGCCAACCATCGCGGCTCCAGCTTCGGCAAGCGCGCCACGGCGCAACCCTCCACCATCGACTTCGAAAACAGCCTTTCGGTGGACCTGCTGAAGAAGCGCGCATCGGGCATCGAGCAGTTCGTGGTCGAGGATGAAAGCCGCATGATCGGCAGTTGCGCGTTGCCGCTGCCGCTGCACAAAAGCATGCAGACGTTACCCATGGTGTGGCTGGAAGACAGCGTGGAAGGCCGCGTCGAACGTATCCTGCGCGATTATGTGGTCGACCTGTGCGCCGAGTTCATTGAGGTATGGGGTGAAGATGGCCAGGCGTTGTTTGCCGAACGTCTGACCCAAAGCTTGGCCAATATCCATAAGCGCCTGGGGGGCGAGCGCTTCCAGCGGCTGCAGGCGATTTTGCAGGACGCCCTGGCGGAGCAGGCGCGCAGTGGCGCGGTGGAGTTGCACCGGGTGTGGATTGAAGGATTGTTGCGCGAGTATTACGACCCGATGTACGCGTTCCAGCGTGAGAGCAAAGGCGCGCGGATCGAGTTCGCCGGAGAGAAGGGCGCGGTGGTGGAGTATTTACGCGAGCGGGCCGCTCGGGTGGGGTGACTTTTTGGATGCCATTGAGATCACACCGCTTTACAACATCCTGGTCGGCTGTCAGGCCGCCATCGGGGGCAAGCCCCCTCCCACAGGTTGAGCCGGTTTCTTCAGTTAATGCCGGGTTTAGCTCTCGGGCACCGGGTGATCGAGCCCCTACGCCGCAGGCCCAATGTGGGAGGGGGCTTTCCCCCGATGACGGTGGGTCAGCTAAGTACTTGATACCTGACACACTGCAATCACGCAGAACCTAAAGAATCATCGCGCCGATCAACCCGCACACCACGCCCATCAACATGGTCAACCCGGCCACCGTCACCAGCACCCGCGCATCGAAATCCTTACGCAGCATCAGCAGCGATGGCAGGCTGACGCTCGGTAGGGTCATCAGCAAGGCGACGGCTGGCCCGGTGCCCATGCCCAGGGTCATCATGGTCTGTACGATCGGAATCTCCGCCGCTGTAGGAATCACAAACAATGTGCCGACGATCGCCAGCGGTACCAGCCACACCAGGCTGTCAGCCATCGCGCCGTCCACGTGTGGGAACAGCCACACCCGTGCCGCGCCGAGGATCAGCACCGCGAGGATGTACACCGGGATGGTGCTCCAGAACAGCTGCCACAAGATGCGCAGCCAGCGCGCCAGGAAGGGGGTGGACTCAACGGCGCTGACTTCGGCCACCGCCTCCAGCGCCGCTTCCGGCACTTGCTCCGGACGTGCAATGCGCTGCGCCACCAACGACACACCCACCACCAGCACGATCCCCGCCACCAACCGCAGCGCGGTAAAGCCCCAGCCCAGCACGAAACCCATGAACACCAATGTGGCCGGGTTCAATACCGGGTTGGCGATCCAGAACGCCAGCGCCGCGCCGACCGATACCTTTTGGCGCCGCATACCTGCCGCAACGGGCGCCGCGCAGCAGCTGCACATCATGCCCGGCAAGGCGAACAGCCCACCGCGCAGGGTAGAGCCCAGGCCGGCGCGGCCAAACAGGCGCAACAGCCAGTCGCGAGGGATCAACACCTGCAGCAGCGAACCGAGGATCACCGCCAATACGGCGGCTTTCCAGATCGCCAGGAAATACACCTGGGCATAGGCCAGCGCCGCCGCGAGGGGCGAGCTTTGCTGGTCATTGAGAATCGAGGCGCCGATGCTGTGGTTGTCGGCCGCGACAAATGCCTTGAGGTAGTAGGGCGACCATTTCACATAATAGAGGCCAATGCAGGCCACCAGCAGAAACAGTGCAGGCTTGCACCAGAACGACCAGCCCCGGTTGGGCTGGGCAGAAGAGAGGTTGGACATGGAGATGATCCGCAGATGAGTCGATAGCGGGGCATCATACGCCCCTGGCGCTCAACCT
Above is a genomic segment from Pseudomonas sp. R5-89-07 containing:
- the selD gene encoding selenide, water dikinase SelD, encoding MNEPIRLTQYSHGAGCGCKISPQVLEVILAGSGAQNLDPNLWVGNASRDDAAVYAIDDERGVVSTTDFFMPIVDDPFDFGRIAATNAISDIYAMGGDPLMAIAILGWPVNVLAPEVAREVIRGGRSVCDAAGIPLAGGHSIDAPEPIFGLAVTGIVQKRHMKRNDTATAGCKLYLTKPLGIGILTTAEKKGKLREADIGLARDWMCTLNKPGSRFGKLAGVTAMTDVTGFGLLGHLVEMADGSGLTARIEYAKVPRLPGVEYYLDQGCVPGGTLRNFDSYASKLGRVQELHKRVLCDPQTSGGLLIAVTPEGDAEFHAVAGELGLTLEPIGELLERQSNAVEVV
- the mnmH gene encoding tRNA 2-selenouridine(34) synthase MnmH gives rise to the protein MATDITDYRDIFLSDRPMMDTRAPVEFTKGAFPGVVNLPLMTDDERQRVGTCYKQQGQQAAIVLGHQLVSGAIKAERIEQWARFAQAHPDGYLYCFRGGLRSQIVQQWLKTEAGIDYPRVGGGYKAMRSFLLDTLEQATAECDFVLLGGMTGTGKTEVLGQLRNALDLEGHANHRGSSFGKRATAQPSTIDFENSLSVDLLKKRASGIEQFVVEDESRMIGSCALPLPLHKSMQTLPMVWLEDSVEGRVERILRDYVVDLCAEFIEVWGEDGQALFAERLTQSLANIHKRLGGERFQRLQAILQDALAEQARSGAVELHRVWIEGLLREYYDPMYAFQRESKGARIEFAGEKGAVVEYLRERAARVG
- a CDS encoding TerC family protein, yielding MDYLLQLAASPTAWVALATLIVMEIVLGIDNLIFISILTNKLPEQHRAKARRIGISMALVLRLGLLSTIAFIVQLTAPVFEVFGQAFSWKDMILIAGGLFLVWKATTEIHHSMDPEPEEKATLGNTVTIGFAAAIGQILLLDLVFSIDSIITAVGMTEHLPIMIIAVVTSVIVMLVAAEPLAKFINDNPTVVMLALGFLIMIGMTLIAEGFGAHVPKGYVYAAMAFSAVIECLNIARRNRHKRLLAARQ
- a CDS encoding permease, with product MSNLSSAQPNRGWSFWCKPALFLLVACIGLYYVKWSPYYLKAFVAADNHSIGASILNDQQSSPLAAALAYAQVYFLAIWKAAVLAVILGSLLQVLIPRDWLLRLFGRAGLGSTLRGGLFALPGMMCSCCAAPVAAGMRRQKVSVGAALAFWIANPVLNPATLVFMGFVLGWGFTALRLVAGIVLVVGVSLVAQRIARPEQVPEAALEAVAEVSAVESTPFLARWLRILWQLFWSTIPVYILAVLILGAARVWLFPHVDGAMADSLVWLVPLAIVGTLFVIPTAAEIPIVQTMMTLGMGTGPAVALLMTLPSVSLPSLLMLRKDFDARVLVTVAGLTMLMGVVCGLIGAMIL